A stretch of the Rosa rugosa chromosome 5, drRosRugo1.1, whole genome shotgun sequence genome encodes the following:
- the LOC133712066 gene encoding endoglucanase 8-like, which produces MARNGLCFPGNVPAFRAALVLSLLLLLLHPTSAGHDYHDALRKSILFFEGQRSGKLPPDQRLKWRRDSALHDGSTAGVDLSGGYYDAGDNVKFGFPMAFTTTLLAWSIIDFGRIMGSEQRNAVKSLRWGTDYLLKATAVPGVVFVQVGDPYSDHNCWERPEDMDTRRTVYKIDRNNPGSDVAGETAAALAAASIVFRSRDPAYSRLLLNRAVRVFEFADTHRGAYSSSLRNAVCPFYCDVNGFQDELLWGAAWLHKASRRRQYREYIVRNEVVLRAGDTINEFGWDNKHAGINVLISKEVLMGKADYFQSFKQNADGFICSVLPGLTHTQVQYSPGGLIFKPGGSNMQHVTSLSFLLLTYSNYLSHANKNVPCGMSSASPAFLKQLAKRQVDYILGDNPLRMSYMVGYGPRYPQRIHHRGSSLPSVQAHPARIGCKAGSRYFLSPNPNPNLLVGAVVGGPNSSDAFPDSRPYFQESEPTTYINAPLVGLLSYFAAHY; this is translated from the exons ATGGCGCGAAATGGCCTTTGCTTCCCGGGAAATGTTCCCGCATTTCGCGCAGCACTAGTCCTCTCGCTGCTCCTCCTGCTTCTCCACCCAACCAGCGCCGGCCACGACTACCACGACGCCCTCCGCAAGAGCATCCTCTTCTTCGAAGGCCAGCGCTCCGGCAAGCTCCCACCCGATCAGCGCCTCAAATGGCGCCGCGACTCCGCATTGCACGACGGCTCCACCGCCGGC GTAGACTTATCCGGCGGGTACTACGACGCCGGCGACAACGTCAAGTTCGGCTTTCCAATGGCGTTCACGACGACTTTGCTGGCGTGGAGCATTATAGACTTCGGGAGGATAATGGGGTCGGAGCAGAGGAACGCCGTCAAGTCCTTACGTTGGGGAACCGACTACCTCCTGAAGGCGACGGCGGTTCCCGGCGTTGTCTTCGTCCAGGTCGGCGACCCCTACTCCGACCACAACTGCTGGGAGAGGCCGGAAGACATGGACACTCGTCGCACGGTGTACAAAATCGACCGGAACAACCCGGGATCCGACGTGGCAGGCGAAACCGCCGCTGCGCTCGCCGCTGCCTCCATCGTGTTCAGGTCACGTGACCCCGCTTACTCGAGACTCCTTCTCAATCGAGCCGTTAGG GTTTTCGAGTTCGCTGACACCCATCGTGGTGCGTACAGCTCCAGTCTCAGAAACGCCGTGTGCCCTTTTTACTGCGACGTGAATGGCTTCCAG GATGAGTTACTGTGGGGAGCAGCGTGGTTGCACAAGGCATCAAGAAGGCGCCAGTACAGAGAATACATAGTGAGAAACGAGGTCGTGTTGAGAGCTGGAGATACCATTAACGAGTTTGGTTGGGATAACAAGCATGCTGGGATTAATGTCCTCATTTCTAAG GAAGTGCTTATGGGAAAAGCAGATTATTTCCAATCTTTCAAGCAGAATGCAGATGGATTTATATGCTCCGTTTTGCCTGGACTTACCCATACCCAAGTCCAATATTCTCCAG gtGGTTTGATCTTCAAGCCTGGAGGGAGTAACATGCAGCATGTAACTTCGCTTTCGTTCCTACTTTTGACTTATTCGAACTATCTAAGCCACGCCAATAAGAACGTGCCATGTGGCATGTCCTCCGCCTCCCCTGCCTTCCTCAAACAATTGGCTAAACGCCAG GTGGACTACATTTTGGGTGACAATCCATTGAGGATGTCTTACATGGTTGGATATGGGCCGCGTTACCCACAGAGGATACACCACCGGGGCAGCTCACTTCCGTCGGTTCAGGCCCATCCTGCTCGTATAGGATGCAAAGCCGGTTCTCGCTATTTTCTGAGTCCAAATCCGAACCCGAACCTGCTGGTTGGGGCGGTCGTGGGGGGACCCAATAGCTCGGATGCATTTCCAGACTCAAGGCCTTACTTTCAAGAATCTGAGCCCACGACGTACATCAATGCGCCCCTTGTGGGCCTACTTTCATATTTTGCAGCCCATTATTGA